From Streptomyces sp. Mut1, the proteins below share one genomic window:
- a CDS encoding Gfo/Idh/MocA family protein — translation MSDTEPTGIGVLGAADIAWRRTIPAILGCPRLRLVAVASRTADKARTFADRFGCEAVTGYERLLAREDIRAVYIPLPNALHEQWAHAALRAGKHVLVEKSLTASAEAAEDLARTARERGLAFMENFAFLHHTQHQRVRDLVAEGAIGTPRVLTASFGIPRADRGLIRYSRALDGGALRETGCYPVRAAQLFLGDGIEVLGARLGFEEKDGCDMAGSVLLADGAGLTAQCDFGLDHAYRNTYALWGSEGRIEVDWAFTPPPDKQPRLRVSRGQHTEQLTLPAADQFLRAVSAFAEACTDPAARAPHAADAVRQASLLESVLGRAGIFETAARGRLGPARDEEHS, via the coding sequence GTGTCTGACACCGAACCGACGGGCATCGGAGTCCTGGGCGCCGCCGACATCGCCTGGCGCCGCACCATCCCGGCCATCCTCGGCTGCCCCCGGCTGCGGCTGGTGGCGGTCGCCAGCCGCACCGCCGACAAGGCGCGTACGTTCGCCGACCGCTTCGGCTGCGAGGCGGTGACCGGCTACGAGCGGCTGCTCGCCCGCGAGGACATCCGCGCCGTCTACATCCCGCTGCCCAACGCGCTGCACGAACAGTGGGCGCACGCCGCCCTGCGGGCCGGCAAGCACGTCCTGGTGGAGAAGTCGCTCACCGCGAGCGCCGAGGCCGCGGAAGACCTGGCCAGGACCGCGCGGGAACGCGGTCTGGCCTTCATGGAGAACTTCGCCTTCCTCCACCACACCCAGCACCAGCGGGTCCGCGACCTCGTCGCCGAGGGCGCCATCGGCACCCCCCGCGTCCTCACCGCCTCCTTCGGTATCCCGCGAGCCGACCGCGGACTCATCCGCTACAGCCGCGCACTGGACGGCGGAGCGCTCCGGGAGACCGGCTGCTACCCGGTCCGGGCCGCCCAGCTCTTCCTCGGCGACGGCATCGAGGTCCTCGGCGCCCGGCTCGGGTTCGAGGAGAAGGACGGCTGCGACATGGCCGGATCGGTGCTGCTCGCCGACGGCGCCGGCCTCACCGCCCAGTGCGACTTCGGCCTGGACCACGCCTACCGCAACACCTACGCGCTCTGGGGCAGCGAAGGGCGGATCGAGGTCGACTGGGCCTTCACCCCGCCCCCCGACAAACAGCCCCGGCTGCGGGTGAGCCGGGGACAGCACACCGAGCAGCTGACCCTGCCGGCCGCCGACCAGTTCCTGCGCGCGGTCTCCGCCTTCGCCGAGGCCTGCACCGACCCGGCGGCGCGCGCCCCGCACGCCGCCGACGCCGTCCGCCAGGCCTCGTTGCTCGAATCGGTCCTGGGCCGGGCCGGCATCTTCGAAACAGCTGCCCGCGGCCGGCTCGGACCGGCCCGGGACGAGGAGCACTCATGA
- the rfbH gene encoding lipopolysaccharide biosynthesis protein RfbH, translating to MNDADVQSIIELTRKYHRDQEASGQEFVPGVTPILPAGAVLDEDDRATLVEHALQMRIASGATALRFERKFAKAVGVRKAHLTNSGSSANLLALASLTVPELEDRRLRPGDEVITVAAGWPTTVNPIVQCGLVPVFVDVDLGTYNTTLERVEAAIGPRTRAIMMAHTLGNPFEATEIAQLAEDRGLFLVEDNCDALMSTYQGRKTGTFGDYATVSFYPAHHLAMGEGGCVLSNSVELARITESMRDWGRDCWCEPGEDNKCLKRFTYQMGDLPHGYDHKYIFSHIGYNLKSTDLQAALGLSQLSRVDDFTAARKRNWKRLRDGLEGVPGLLLPEATPGSDPSWFAFVLTLTEDAPFSRAELVDFLNARRIGTRLLFAGNLVRHPAYLDVEHRISGGLENSDIIMERTFWIGVYPGITAEMTDYMVASIREFVAKHR from the coding sequence AGGCCTCCGGGCAGGAATTCGTCCCGGGAGTCACCCCGATCCTTCCGGCCGGCGCGGTTCTCGACGAGGACGACCGCGCCACGCTGGTGGAGCACGCGCTCCAGATGCGGATCGCCTCCGGCGCCACCGCGCTGCGCTTCGAGCGGAAGTTCGCCAAGGCGGTTGGCGTCCGCAAGGCCCACCTGACGAACTCGGGCTCGTCCGCCAACCTGCTGGCGCTGGCCTCGCTCACCGTGCCGGAGCTGGAGGACCGCCGGCTGCGCCCCGGCGACGAGGTGATCACCGTCGCCGCCGGCTGGCCGACCACCGTCAACCCCATCGTGCAGTGCGGTCTCGTGCCGGTCTTCGTCGACGTGGACCTCGGCACGTACAACACGACGCTGGAACGGGTCGAGGCAGCGATCGGCCCGCGCACCAGGGCCATCATGATGGCGCACACCCTCGGCAACCCCTTCGAGGCCACCGAGATAGCCCAACTGGCCGAGGACCGGGGGCTGTTCCTCGTCGAGGACAACTGTGACGCCCTGATGTCGACGTACCAGGGACGCAAGACCGGCACATTCGGGGACTACGCCACCGTCAGCTTCTACCCGGCCCACCACCTCGCGATGGGCGAGGGCGGATGCGTGCTCTCCAACAGTGTGGAGCTGGCCCGGATCACCGAGTCGATGCGCGACTGGGGGCGCGACTGCTGGTGCGAGCCGGGCGAGGACAACAAGTGCCTCAAGCGCTTCACGTACCAGATGGGTGATCTGCCGCACGGCTACGACCACAAGTACATCTTCTCGCACATCGGTTACAACCTGAAGTCGACCGACCTCCAGGCCGCCCTGGGCCTGAGCCAGCTCAGCAGGGTCGACGACTTCACCGCCGCCCGCAAGCGCAACTGGAAGCGGCTGCGCGACGGGCTCGAAGGGGTGCCCGGCCTGCTGCTGCCCGAGGCCACCCCCGGCAGCGACCCGAGCTGGTTCGCCTTCGTCCTCACCCTCACCGAGGACGCCCCCTTCAGCCGCGCCGAACTGGTCGACTTCCTCAACGCCCGCCGCATCGGCACCCGGCTGCTGTTCGCCGGCAACCTCGTGCGCCACCCCGCGTACCTCGACGTGGAGCACCGGATCAGCGGCGGTCTCGAGAACAGCGACATCATCATGGAGCGCACGTTCTGGATCGGCGTGTACCCCGGCATCACCGCCGAGATGACCGACTACATGGTCGCCTCCATCCGCGAGTTCGTCGCCAAGCACCGCTGA
- a CDS encoding beta-N-acetylhexosaminidase: protein MRMSVTGVVMALTVTLSSAAVSASSPNPAVSTVKGAVPLTSVVPQPVSIRTANGVAFDLKQSDAIYATRNSSDAKDAANFLAGLLRVPTGYPLKVRDVPAGAKPRGIVLSLGGKNAVTKKEGYRLDISRNTITIEADDRSGLFNGVATLRQLLPVKVERKQQMPGPWRVQGGTIDDAPRYAYRGAMIDVGRHFLPKPDVEKYIDTVARYKVNYVRLHLTDDQGWRIEIKSWPELTKVGAESGAGGEGGGFYTQEDYKEIVRYAQARGVTIIPEINGPDHTHAALASYPELTCDGKPIEPYLGYPKSDEGVLCLDNPTTYEFMDDVIGEVAALSPSPYFAVGGDETFGRTKEQLDTYFAKIAKTVEKHGKKPMGWMEAAGSLPAKDSLTEFWVPGINEDQIIASAKAGSKVIMAPAMYTYLDQKYTETYPEYPVGQTWAGPTSVEGSYDWDPEGQLEGLPASAVGGVESTIFTETVFGINQMENLAFPRLLSVAEVGWAKASSHDWKKFEPRLAAQGPRLREARVNYYLTPEIDWPLGS from the coding sequence ATGAGAATGTCCGTCACCGGGGTCGTGATGGCGCTGACGGTGACACTGTCCAGCGCGGCGGTCTCGGCAAGCAGCCCCAACCCGGCGGTCTCGACCGTGAAGGGGGCCGTTCCGCTCACCTCGGTGGTGCCCCAGCCGGTCAGCATCCGGACCGCCAACGGCGTCGCCTTCGACCTGAAGCAGAGCGACGCGATCTACGCGACGCGGAACTCGTCCGACGCGAAGGACGCCGCGAACTTCCTCGCCGGCCTGCTGCGGGTTCCCACCGGCTATCCGCTGAAGGTGCGCGATGTGCCCGCCGGGGCGAAGCCGCGCGGCATCGTGCTGTCGCTCGGCGGCAAGAACGCGGTGACCAAGAAGGAGGGGTACCGGCTCGACATCAGCCGCAACACCATCACCATCGAGGCCGACGACCGCTCGGGCCTCTTCAACGGCGTGGCCACGCTGCGCCAGCTGCTGCCGGTGAAGGTGGAGCGCAAGCAGCAGATGCCCGGCCCGTGGCGGGTCCAGGGCGGCACCATCGACGACGCGCCGCGCTACGCCTACCGGGGCGCGATGATCGACGTGGGCCGGCACTTCCTGCCGAAGCCCGACGTCGAGAAGTACATCGACACGGTCGCCCGCTACAAGGTCAACTACGTGCGTCTGCACCTGACGGACGACCAGGGCTGGCGCATCGAGATCAAGTCCTGGCCGGAGCTGACCAAGGTCGGTGCCGAGTCCGGTGCGGGCGGCGAGGGCGGGGGCTTCTACACCCAGGAGGACTACAAGGAGATCGTGCGGTACGCGCAGGCGCGCGGCGTCACGATAATTCCCGAGATCAACGGCCCCGACCACACCCACGCGGCCCTGGCCTCGTATCCCGAGCTCACCTGTGACGGCAAGCCGATCGAGCCCTACCTCGGCTACCCCAAGAGCGACGAGGGCGTGCTGTGCCTGGACAACCCGACGACCTATGAGTTCATGGACGACGTCATCGGCGAGGTCGCGGCGCTCAGCCCGAGCCCGTACTTCGCCGTCGGTGGCGACGAGACGTTCGGGCGCACCAAGGAGCAGCTGGACACCTACTTCGCCAAGATCGCGAAGACGGTGGAGAAGCACGGCAAGAAGCCGATGGGCTGGATGGAGGCGGCCGGTTCGCTTCCCGCGAAGGACTCGCTGACGGAGTTCTGGGTCCCCGGCATCAACGAGGACCAGATCATCGCCTCCGCCAAGGCGGGCAGCAAGGTCATCATGGCGCCGGCGATGTACACCTACCTCGACCAGAAGTACACGGAGACCTACCCCGAGTACCCGGTGGGCCAGACGTGGGCCGGTCCGACGTCGGTGGAGGGCTCCTACGACTGGGACCCGGAGGGCCAGCTCGAAGGGCTGCCGGCGTCCGCAGTGGGCGGGGTCGAGTCGACGATCTTCACCGAGACCGTCTTCGGCATCAACCAGATGGAGAACCTGGCCTTCCCGCGGCTTCTGTCGGTCGCCGAGGTCGGCTGGGCGAAGGCGTCCTCGCACGACTGGAAGAAGTTCGAGCCGCGTCTCGCGGCGCAGGGACCGCGGCTGCGTGAGGCGCGGGTCAACTACTACCTGACGCCCGAGATCGACTGGCCGCTGGGGAGCTGA
- a CDS encoding 1,4-dihydroxy-6-naphthoate synthase → MASPLDLAHSPCPNDTFVFHAWTAGLLPGVPSPEVTIADIDVTNGMAARGELDVLKISYGALPHVLDRYALLPCGGALGHGCGPLLLTRTACEPADLAGRVVAIPTERSTAYLLFRLWAREALPGQEVRTVVMPFERIMPAVRDGEVDAGLVIHEARFTYDTYGLHRLVDLGEAWEERTGLPIPLGAIVARRDLGPERLTAITEAVRASVRHAWADPGASRDHVRSHAQEIAPEVQKQHIELYVNEYTEDLGADGLAAVRVLLDRAVEAGAVPAFPPGALDPVGSAR, encoded by the coding sequence ATGGCAAGCCCTCTGGACCTCGCCCACTCGCCCTGCCCCAACGACACGTTCGTCTTCCACGCGTGGACGGCCGGGCTGCTGCCCGGGGTGCCCTCCCCCGAGGTCACCATCGCCGACATCGACGTCACCAACGGCATGGCGGCCAGGGGCGAGCTGGACGTACTGAAGATCTCGTACGGGGCGCTGCCCCACGTCCTGGACCGGTACGCGCTGCTGCCCTGCGGCGGCGCGCTCGGTCACGGCTGCGGGCCGCTGCTGCTCACCCGTACCGCCTGCGAACCGGCGGACCTCGCCGGGCGCGTCGTGGCGATCCCCACCGAGCGCTCCACCGCCTACCTGCTGTTCCGGCTCTGGGCCCGAGAGGCCCTGCCGGGGCAGGAGGTGCGCACCGTGGTGATGCCGTTCGAGCGGATCATGCCGGCTGTCAGGGACGGTGAGGTGGACGCGGGCCTGGTGATCCACGAGGCCCGCTTCACATACGACACGTACGGTCTGCACCGCCTCGTCGATCTCGGCGAGGCCTGGGAGGAACGGACCGGGCTCCCCATCCCGCTCGGCGCGATCGTCGCCCGGCGCGATCTGGGCCCCGAGCGGCTCACGGCCATCACCGAGGCCGTCCGCGCGTCCGTCCGGCACGCCTGGGCCGACCCGGGGGCGTCACGGGACCATGTGCGCTCGCACGCGCAGGAGATCGCGCCCGAGGTGCAGAAGCAGCACATCGAGCTGTACGTCAACGAGTACACCGAGGACCTCGGTGCGGACGGTCTCGCCGCGGTCCGGGTCCTGCTGGACCGGGCCGTGGAGGCGGGGGCGGTCCCCGCGTTCCCGCCCGGCGCGCTGGACCCCGTCGGTTCCGCGCGGTGA
- a CDS encoding helix-turn-helix transcriptional regulator has translation MSVTARRPLHAVDGLLDAESSLFTAEIRSDEYSAVVLSMFERSGVGLAILDPTLRIRSVNNAFSTQCGRYPDDICDRSFAEFLHPSVRQYVLRQFGRLVQEHHAPVVSRSIAMWFHDTAVSGKLAAFPVRDDSGRVKMIMAQFTPEEPADDRQELVGSQRKLTALTAKVLEGVAAGDPTVRLAAKLFLSRQGVEYHVSILLRQFKVPNRTALAAKAYSMGMFSIGCWPPRILPEYIRPDRQGTDRAPRGSRQDSGD, from the coding sequence ATGTCCGTCACTGCGCGAAGACCGCTCCATGCCGTCGACGGACTGCTCGACGCCGAATCATCCCTGTTCACGGCGGAGATCCGGAGCGACGAATACAGCGCCGTGGTCCTCTCGATGTTCGAACGCTCGGGAGTCGGTCTCGCGATACTCGATCCGACCCTGCGGATACGTTCCGTCAACAACGCCTTCAGCACCCAGTGCGGACGCTATCCGGACGATATCTGCGACCGGAGTTTCGCCGAGTTCCTCCACCCGAGCGTGCGGCAGTACGTGCTGCGCCAGTTCGGCCGGCTCGTCCAGGAGCACCACGCCCCGGTCGTCAGCCGCTCCATCGCCATGTGGTTCCACGACACCGCGGTCTCCGGCAAGCTCGCCGCCTTCCCGGTGCGGGACGACAGCGGCCGGGTCAAGATGATCATGGCGCAGTTCACCCCGGAGGAGCCGGCCGACGACCGCCAGGAACTCGTCGGGTCGCAGCGGAAGCTGACCGCCCTCACCGCGAAGGTCCTGGAGGGGGTCGCGGCCGGGGACCCGACCGTGCGCCTGGCGGCCAAGCTCTTCCTCAGCCGCCAGGGCGTCGAGTACCACGTGAGCATCCTGCTGCGGCAGTTCAAGGTGCCCAACCGCACCGCGCTCGCGGCGAAGGCGTACTCGATGGGCATGTTCAGCATCGGCTGCTGGCCGCCCAGGATCCTCCCCGAGTACATCCGCCCGGACCGCCAGGGAACCGACCGCGCGCCCCGGGGCTCCCGGCAGGACAGCGGCGACTGA
- a CDS encoding macrolide family glycosyltransferase: MTPARPNGPLDSTVPTQPGPPGRHVLWLGFPSYGHLKATLGMVEELVRRGHRVTYVVSERYAAAVEATGARVVSYASDFPQTITSFETATTMLVAFLRESYAPLEVALAAAADDPPHLVVHDALASDTAAAVSRRYGVPMVRTYAGFGTNEQVPQNGTEADPAHAPVDPGDPLLLDLAAELTARVEAAGVAGLFADRMAGGDDTAVNISFVAKEFQIKGETFGDDYLFAGPCLRAADFAGEWSPPPGAPPVLLVSLGTSVNCRPDFFRRCAEAFAGTPWHLVMTLGSGMDPSDLGPLPPNVEAWSWLPHLAVLEHATAFVCQGGTGSLMEAFHQGVPVVVVPQQQDQVAIARQVVDLGVGRSISPGDLDAGTLLSAVEAIAGDDEVRGRVAELSRGVRTAPGAAAVADRLEAVMAARATAAATPAATAAATL, from the coding sequence ATGACCCCCGCCAGACCCAACGGCCCCCTGGACAGCACCGTCCCCACCCAGCCCGGACCGCCCGGACGCCACGTGCTGTGGCTGGGCTTCCCCTCGTACGGGCACCTCAAGGCGACCCTCGGCATGGTCGAGGAACTCGTGCGGCGCGGCCACCGCGTCACCTACGTGGTCTCCGAACGGTACGCGGCCGCCGTCGAGGCCACCGGAGCGCGCGTCGTGTCCTACGCCTCCGACTTCCCGCAGACGATCACCTCCTTCGAGACCGCGACGACGATGCTCGTGGCCTTCCTCAGGGAGAGCTACGCCCCTCTGGAGGTGGCGCTGGCGGCCGCGGCCGACGACCCGCCCCACCTGGTCGTGCACGACGCGCTCGCCTCCGACACGGCGGCAGCGGTGAGCCGGCGGTACGGGGTGCCGATGGTGCGCACCTACGCCGGCTTCGGCACCAACGAACAGGTGCCGCAGAACGGGACCGAGGCCGACCCCGCGCACGCCCCGGTGGACCCGGGCGACCCGCTGCTGCTCGACCTGGCGGCCGAGCTGACCGCACGCGTCGAGGCGGCCGGCGTCGCCGGCCTGTTCGCCGACCGGATGGCCGGCGGCGACGACACCGCGGTCAACATCTCGTTCGTGGCCAAGGAGTTCCAGATCAAGGGGGAGACGTTCGGCGACGACTACCTCTTCGCCGGCCCCTGCCTGCGCGCGGCGGACTTCGCGGGAGAGTGGTCGCCCCCGCCCGGCGCCCCGCCGGTGCTGCTGGTCTCGCTCGGCACCTCGGTCAACTGCCGCCCCGACTTCTTCCGGCGCTGCGCCGAAGCCTTCGCCGGCACGCCGTGGCACCTCGTGATGACCCTCGGCAGCGGCATGGACCCGTCGGACCTCGGGCCGCTGCCGCCCAATGTCGAGGCCTGGTCGTGGCTCCCGCACCTGGCGGTGCTGGAACACGCCACCGCGTTCGTCTGCCAGGGCGGCACGGGAAGCCTGATGGAGGCGTTCCACCAGGGCGTCCCGGTGGTGGTGGTGCCCCAGCAGCAGGACCAGGTGGCGATCGCGCGGCAGGTCGTCGACCTCGGCGTCGGCCGGTCGATCAGCCCCGGTGATCTCGACGCCGGCACCCTGCTCTCCGCCGTCGAGGCCATCGCCGGTGACGACGAGGTGCGCGGCCGGGTGGCGGAGCTGAGCCGGGGGGTGCGTACGGCACCGGGGGCCGCCGCGGTCGCCGACCGCCTGGAGGCCGTCATGGCCGCCCGTGCCACCGCCGCGGCCACGCCCGCTGCCACCGCCGCGGCCACGCTCTGA
- a CDS encoding class I SAM-dependent methyltransferase, translating to MIHPADYADTRELHQRRPSPGLDVFSRGWPDQAPDTVCGWGSSEPHTQLVRKGLRTIIESYDVKTLNDAGCGDLAWMSTMDLDDVDYIGYDVHERATWPELRQRGYRLEVVDIASTVLRRADLLVCRDVFIHLPNDMILPALERFRGSCRYLLTTSYASDPVPEQGAFSNYARVCEPSLRHAKLDLTLAPFSLGEPLEIIPENSPNKYLGLWDLTR from the coding sequence GTGATCCACCCAGCAGATTACGCCGACACACGGGAGCTCCACCAGCGCCGGCCCAGCCCCGGCCTGGACGTCTTCTCCCGGGGCTGGCCCGACCAGGCTCCCGACACGGTCTGCGGCTGGGGCTCCAGCGAGCCGCACACCCAGCTGGTCCGCAAGGGACTGCGCACCATCATCGAGTCGTACGACGTGAAGACGCTCAACGACGCCGGCTGCGGCGATCTGGCGTGGATGAGCACGATGGACCTCGACGACGTCGACTACATCGGCTACGACGTCCACGAGCGGGCCACCTGGCCCGAGCTGAGGCAGCGCGGCTACCGGCTGGAGGTCGTGGACATCGCGTCGACCGTGCTGCGCCGGGCCGATCTGCTGGTCTGCCGGGATGTGTTCATCCACCTGCCGAACGACATGATCCTGCCCGCGCTGGAGCGGTTCCGCGGCTCCTGCCGGTACCTGCTCACCACGAGCTACGCCAGCGATCCCGTCCCGGAGCAGGGCGCCTTCTCCAACTACGCGCGGGTCTGCGAGCCGAGCCTGCGGCACGCGAAGCTCGATCTGACGCTGGCCCCGTTCTCCCTCGGAGAGCCGCTGGAGATCATCCCCGAGAACTCCCCCAACAAGTACCTCGGGCTGTGGGACCTGACCCGTTAG
- a CDS encoding macrolide family glycosyltransferase — protein sequence MSSYHVAFLPFPAFGHINTTLPVVSELVRRGHRVTFATNARFAPLAAAAGAKVLEYESWLASRKLPDRVDADYLVREPVRSIDEAIATVPVYEAGFGDDLPDVLLYDVSTFAAGRVLARKWQRPAIELFATFASNEHYSLTQQIGALYADEIDREHPALIDFFVKQGKLLGDHGLGDVTLEEFNAAADDANLVFLPRRFQPAAETFDDRFAFVGACLGDRAHDTTWKPPGDGRPVLLVSMGSFSFDHQKDALRTWAEAFADSDWQVVVSAGALAEDEDLPTVPDNVELHRWVPQLSVLEHADAFVSHAGMNSVMEAMYFGTPVVAVPHMPEQRLVADRLQELGLGVHVPQAEATGERVRAEVDRIVRDGHTRERVGGLSRAMRAVDGPVLAADYVERVAARR from the coding sequence ATGTCGTCGTACCACGTGGCGTTTCTGCCGTTTCCCGCGTTCGGACACATCAACACGACGCTCCCCGTCGTCTCGGAACTGGTGCGCCGCGGCCACCGCGTGACCTTCGCGACCAACGCGCGCTTCGCGCCGCTGGCCGCCGCGGCCGGCGCGAAGGTGCTGGAGTACGAGTCCTGGCTCGCCTCGCGCAAGCTGCCCGACCGGGTGGACGCGGACTACCTGGTGCGCGAGCCGGTGCGCTCGATCGACGAGGCCATCGCCACCGTTCCGGTGTACGAGGCCGGGTTCGGCGACGACCTTCCGGACGTGCTGCTGTACGACGTCAGCACCTTCGCCGCCGGCCGGGTGCTGGCCCGCAAGTGGCAGCGGCCCGCCATCGAGCTGTTCGCGACCTTCGCCTCCAACGAGCACTACTCGCTGACGCAGCAGATCGGCGCGCTGTACGCGGACGAGATCGACCGGGAGCACCCCGCGCTCATCGACTTCTTCGTGAAGCAGGGCAAGCTGCTGGGTGATCACGGCCTCGGGGACGTCACCCTGGAGGAGTTCAACGCGGCGGCCGACGACGCGAACCTGGTGTTCCTGCCGCGGCGGTTCCAGCCCGCCGCCGAGACCTTCGACGACCGGTTCGCCTTCGTCGGCGCCTGTCTCGGCGACCGGGCCCACGACACCACCTGGAAGCCGCCGGGCGACGGCCGTCCGGTGCTGCTGGTGTCGATGGGCAGCTTCAGCTTCGACCACCAGAAGGACGCGCTGCGCACCTGGGCCGAGGCCTTCGCGGACAGCGACTGGCAGGTGGTCGTCTCGGCGGGCGCGCTGGCCGAGGACGAGGACCTGCCCACGGTGCCGGACAACGTCGAACTGCACCGCTGGGTGCCTCAGCTGTCCGTGCTGGAGCACGCGGACGCGTTCGTGTCGCATGCCGGGATGAACAGCGTGATGGAGGCGATGTACTTCGGGACGCCGGTGGTCGCGGTGCCGCACATGCCCGAGCAGCGGCTCGTCGCCGACCGGCTCCAGGAGCTGGGGCTCGGCGTGCACGTGCCGCAGGCCGAGGCGACCGGGGAGCGGGTGCGCGCGGAGGTGGACCGCATCGTGCGGGACGGGCACACCCGTGAGCGGGTCGGCGGGCTGAGCCGGGCGATGCGGGCCGTCGACGGGCCGGTGCTCGCCGCGGACTACGTGGAGAGGGTGGCCGCGCGCAGGTGA